A stretch of the Aegilops tauschii subsp. strangulata cultivar AL8/78 chromosome 4, Aet v6.0, whole genome shotgun sequence genome encodes the following:
- the LOC141021516 gene encoding uncharacterized protein: MARAVVPLNFNAFLEKAKLKDDGSNYTDWVRNLRIILIATQKNYILGAWLGVQPAPATADIVNAWQSRVDDYSIVQCAMLYGLEPGLQRRFERHGAYEMFQELKLIFEKNARIERYEVSNKFYSCKMEENSSVSEHILKMSGYNNHMIQLRVYLPDDSIIDRILQSLPPSYKSFVMNYNMQGMDKTIPELFAMLKAAEVEIKKEHQVLMVNKITSFKKKGKGKKKGNFKKNSKQVAAQEKKPKSGPKPETECFYCKQTGHWKRNCPKYLADKKDGKVNKGATD; this comes from the exons atggcccgtgctgttgttccgttgaattttaatgcgttccttgagaaagcaaagttgaaagatgatggtagcaattacacggactgggtccgtaacttgaggattatcctcattgctacacagaagaattacatcctcgGAGCATGGCTAGGTGTACAACctgcgccagcaactgcagacattgtgaatgcctggcagtcacgtgttgatgactactcgatagttcaatgtgccatgctttatggcttagaaccaggacttcaacgacgttttgaacgtcatggagcatatgagatgttccaggagttgaagttaatatttgaaaagaatgcccggattgagagatatgaagtctccaataagttctacagctgcaagatggaggagaatagttctgtcagtgagcatatactcaaaatgtctgggtataataatcacatGATTCAACTGCGAGTttatcttccggatgatagcatcattgacagaattctccaatcactgccaccaagctacaagagcttcgtgatgaactataacatgcaagggatggataagacaattcccgagctcttcgcaatgctaaaggctgctgaggtagaaatcaaaaaggagcatcaagtgttgatggtcaataagatcaccagtttcaagaaaaagggcaaagggaagaagaaggggaacttcaagaagaacagcaagcaagttgctgctcaggagaagaaacccaagtctggacctaagcctgagactgagtgcttctactgcaagcagactggtcactggaagcggaactgccccaagtatttggcggataagaaggatggcaaggtgaacaaag gggctacggattaa
- the LOC109752414 gene encoding endoglucanase 9 has translation MSMYGRDPWGGPLEICHDSATDDDRSRNLDLDRAALSRTLDETQQSWLLAGPGDQGRKKKRYVDLGCLLVSRKLFLWSLGLLLAAAALAGIAAGIAKAVPRHQAPPAPPDQFTLALRKALMFFNAQKSGKLPKHNNVPWRGDSCLKDGRSDQTSRRDLSGGYYDGGSAVKFNFASAFSMTLLSWSVIEYNAKYEAAGELGHVRDTIKWGADYLLKTFNSTARSIDRLVAQVGGAAMSEGPSQPNDHYCWMRPEDIDYPRPVTECHTCPDLGAEMAAALAAASIVFKDNRVYSHKLLHGATTVWDFARKGGSRQTYSVPRSDAAKFYNSTAYWDEYIWGGSWMYLATGNSSYLQFATDAKLAKNAHIYSRPPNYGVFSWDNKLPGAQVLLSRLRLFLSPGYPYEEMLRTYHNQTSTIMCSYLPDFRSFNRTKGGLIQLNHGQPQPLQYVVNAAFLASLFSDYLEAADTPGWYCGPHFYSIEVLRSFARTQMEYILGKNPLKMSYVVGHGKHYPKRVHHRGASIPKKKGVHPGCKGGWTWRDTKKPNPHIIVGAMVAGPDRHDGFKDVRRNRNYTEPTLAGNAGLVAALVALSGEGHGVDKNTMFSAVPPMFPSPPPPPAPWKP, from the exons ATGAGCATGTACGGGAGGGACCCGTGGGGCGGCCCGCTCGAGATATGCCACGACTCGGCCACGGACGACGACCGGAGCCGGAACCTCGACCTCGACCGGGCGGCGCTCTCGCGGACGCTCGACGAGACGCAGCAGAGCTGGCTGCTCGCGGGGCCCGGCGACCAGGGCCGCAAGAAGAAGAGGTACGTCGACCTCGGATGCCTCCTCGTCAGCCGCAAGCTCTTCCTCTGGTCGCTCGGCctgctcctcgccgccgccgcgctcgcgGGGATCGCCGCGGGGATTGCCAAGGCCGTCCCCAGGCACCAGGCCCCGCCCGCGCCACCGGACCAGTTCACCCTCGCGCTGCGCAAGGCGCTCATGTTCTTCAATGCCCAGAAAT CCGGGAAGCTGCCGAAGCACAACAATGTACCATGGCGCGGCGACTCGTGCCTCAAGGACGGACGCTCGGACCAAACATCCCGGCGAGACCTCTCTGGTGGCTACTATGACGGCGGAAGCGCTGTGAAATTCAACTTCGCATCTGCCTTCTCCATGACCCTCCTCAGCTGGAGCGTCATCGAGTACAATGCTAAGTACGAGGCTGCTGGGGAACTTGGCCATGTCCGTGACACTATTAAGTGGGGGGCCGACTACCTATTGAAGACCTTCAACTCCACGGCACGTTCCATTGATCGCTTGGTTGCGCAG GTGGGTGGTGCTGCAATGTCAGAAGGTCCGAGCCAGCCCAATGATCATTATTGTTGGATGAGGCCAGAGGACATCGACTACCCACGTCCAGTCACCGAGTGCCACACTTGCCCTGATCTTGGTGCTGAGATGGCCGCAGCATTGGCCGCAGCATCCATTGTGTTCAAGGATAACAGGGTTTACTCCCACAAGCTGTTACACGGTGCTACCACCGTCTGGGACTTTGCAAGGAAGGGAGGTAGTCGTCAAACATATAGTGTACCCCGGTCAGATGCTGCAAAGTTCTACAATTCAACCGCTTATTGGGATGAATATATTTGGGGCGGTTCGTGGATGTACCTCGCAACTGGCAATTCATCATACCTGCAGTTCGCAACGGATGCCAAGCTTGCAAAGAATGCTCACATTTACTCTCGTCCCCCCAACTATGGGGTGTTCAGCTGGGATAATAAGCTCCCTGGTGCACAG GTTCTTCTGAGCCGGTTAAGGCTCTTCTTGAGTCCTGGGTATCCGTATGAAGAGATGTTAAGGACATACCACAACCAAACCAGCACCATCATGTGCTCTTATCTTCCAGATTTTAGATCATTTAACAGAACAAAAG GTGGTTTGATACAGTTGAATCACGGGCAGCCACAACCGCTCCAGTATGTAGTCAATGCTGCATTCCTTGCTTCTCTGTTCAGTGACTATCTTGAGGCTGCAGATACCCCTGGGTGGTATTGTGGCCCCCATTTCTACTCCATCGAGGTTCTTCGCAGTTTTGCAAGGACTCAG ATGGAGTACATCTTGGGCAAAAATCCTTTGAAGATGAGCTATGTGGTCGGGCACGGAAAGCATTATCCCAAGCGTGTTCATCACCGTGGTGCGTCGATCCCGAAGAAGAAAGGTGTTCACCCTGGCTGCAAAGGGGGTTGGACATGGAGGGACACCAAGAAGCCCAACCCTCACATCATTGTTGGAGCCATGGTGGCCGGCCCTGATCGCCATGACGGCTTCAAAGACGTCCGGAGGAACCGCAACTACACAGAACCAACCCTAGCGGGCAACGCTGGTCTAGTCGCAGCATTGGTAGCTTTATCGGGTGAAGGCCATGGAGTGGACAAGAACACCATGTTCTCTGCTGTGCCGCCAATGTTCCCTTcgcccccgccgcctccagcACCATGGAAGCCATAA